In Candidatus Edwardsbacteria bacterium, one genomic interval encodes:
- the nikR gene encoding nickel-responsive transcriptional regulator NikR, translating into MNQKKENILRFGVSVEESLVGKFEKLIRRKGYTNRSEAIRDMIRNLLAAQAAERGQEMVGAILIIYDHHRPHLVEKLLALQHDADAEIIASQHVHLDHHHCMETIIVRGPVEKLEDLQGRIGALKGVGQCLLSQASCRVLH; encoded by the coding sequence ATGAATCAGAAAAAGGAAAATATCCTGCGCTTCGGGGTCTCGGTGGAGGAGAGCCTGGTCGGGAAATTCGAAAAACTAATCCGGCGCAAGGGGTACACCAACCGCTCCGAGGCCATCCGGGACATGATCCGGAACCTGCTGGCGGCCCAGGCGGCCGAGAGGGGCCAGGAGATGGTGGGGGCCATCCTGATAATCTACGACCACCACCGGCCGCACCTGGTGGAAAAACTGCTGGCCCTGCAGCATGATGCCGACGCCGAGATCATCGCCTCCCAGCATGTCCACCTGGACCACCACCACTGCATGGAGACCATCATCGTCAGGGGGCCGGTGGAAAAACTGGAGGACCTCCAGGGACGGATCGGCGCCCTGAAAGGGGTGGGCCAGTGCCTGCTTTCCCAGGCCAGCTGCCGGGTGCTGCACTGA